The genomic interval CAAGATCCTGACAAATTTAAATACATGTGtttgaaatagtattttgtatttaaataccttTTGAAAAcatcaaatgtattttgtatgtaaaatacatttaatcttagtattttttgtattttgaaaaaaagaaaatactaagattaaattaatttaaatgcaaaaaggtagcctattttaaatcaaaatagtattttttaaaaatagtattcTGCCCATccctgcttaataataataataataagaagaagaagaagaatgttaCAGGCCTACATTAATTGGAAATGCTAAGTCCTCTTAATATTGCCTATTTTCATGCTTTTGACAATATCCCTGGCTATCATTGACACATGATATGACACATCGCAGCACAGAGAGGTTATTGTGGGGCCCCAACAATGCTTGCCCTGTGTGCCCGTCCGCTATGCCACCGTGTGGAAATAGTTATGGTTAATAGTTAAATTATGTGGAAATAATGTCAGTACTTtatctattgtaaaaaaaaaaaacatgttttcctgCCAGTTGGCACTGAGAGTGACTGACACTTAATGGTCAGAAAAAAAGTGActaaatagtgtaaaaaaaaaaaaagaaaagaaaagaaagaaagaaaaaatatatataaaaatccctAATTCCtcttgtggcgagtggggcggggccgagaggcgtgggaacgaggagtgaggccaggtgtagtgattggagatgagctacacctgcgccccaccgccagtatcgagtcccacgtaggagatggaaggatataaaactggagtgacgaccgtgaaggacgagagaggaccaggcctgggacattattttatgtttgcttttttatttgtgcgcgtcagtcgccgtgaggggctgacgcgccgttttgtatttatttttgattattaaaatgctttttgattgtgcgccggttcccgcctccttcttcccaatgattagggagtttttatcgttacacCTCTCTTTTCAGTGCACTCCTAATGTcttaatttgtaaatgtaatatttagcacTTGGCATTagaagttatattatattatactgccAGAACCACTTTGTCATTTTTGTGTAACCGACATTCAAGaaagccatcttgtgccatgtgaaaagaaaataatacaacaGACCCCATAGGTTTTGTTCAGGTTGGTGTAGCACTTTAAAAgtattcattataataataatacgaaaaattattacataaattaatacgcttaatgcaaatacattttcagcttggaacctgcatttaaaaaaaaaaaaaactttttcttcaTTTCAGACATCCTAATTTGCAGTAGATATTTATTGCTGCTGTTTAGCCACTgtttgaaagtgatgtgacatacagccagtatggtgacccatgctcagaattaatgctctgcatttaacccatccaaagtgcacacacacgcacgcacgcatgcacaggTGGGGAGAGGACTGTACATTTACTCCccacacctacaattcctgctaccccaagactcaaactcacaacctttggattgcgagtctgactctctaaccattagtccCCAAGTATTACAGTAGGCTACTAGTCTGTGCCATATATACTTGGGAAATCACAGTAGCCACTGGAATAGAGATTCATTCAAAGACAAATTTTGCAATGGTCAAGATTATCTGCTGAAATAAGATGCACATGCTGGTCAAAGCCGAAGACTACGATACTCACAGCTAAATTCTGAATCCTGAATTTACgtttacatttaagcatttagcagatgctccAAAGCATCTTACATTAGATACTCATGGTGAGCAAAGCAAAGTTTATTAGaaaactacactacactacaactACTTTATTTTTCTCAGTAGCTATCAACATCCTCCAATCTATCATCAGCAAGCTGAACAATCTGTTCAAGAGCCTTTAGTAACAGAACGTCGGTGTCATCATCTGTGTCGATCTCATTGTGGTAGTTCTTCACAGGGAATATGTTTGTCATTGGCACACCTAATTTAGCACTGCACAACTCCATCTGGACAGAAACAGAATGTGAGAATAtaagaaaatctgaaaaatagACGTGACTATCGATCAGATCAACATAGGCTATTATGTTAAAGTCCCAGCAAGTGTCACATGAATGTCTTTGAATGATATTACACACCTTCTCCTTGATTTTCTTGCTAGTGTACatcttcttcagatttttttGGACCAGTGGACATGCTTCATCCATTTTAGTCATGACAACCACTTGAGGAATCCCTACAGGAAATGTAGAGGGAAtgttaaagttaaatatttttctaaaaattgAGCATATGTGTGGCAGAGTTTGTTGAAAGGTTtatatgaagtgaagtgacattcagccaagtatggtgacccatactcagaatttgtgctctgcatttaacccatccgaaatgcacacacacagagcagtgaacacacacacacactgtgagcacacacccggagcagtgggcagccatttatgctgcggcgcccagggagcagttgggggttcaatgccttgctcaagggcacctaagtcgtggtattgaaggtggagagagaactgttcattcactccccccacccacaattccgtccggcccgagactagaactcacaacctttcgattgggagtccgactctctaaccattaggccacgacttccccatgtcTAGGCTATAAATCAGTAATAAATGATCCAAATACTGGCCGACGGGCAATGTAAGCAATCAAGCTTGAGAGTTACTTGTTCTTTTCTTGCAACTTGTTTGTGATGTTGTCcacatacacaataaaaaaacacatcacaCAAACCCAACCCACTATCATTATACTGACTCCTCTCTCCAATGTTATGTAATGTATGTGAGTTCATGAGTGAAAATAATTTAGGGGGACGTTTTACCCTTTTCACTGATTCTCTGGCGGATGATCTTCAGCTTGTCAATAAGATGATCATCTGTGTATTGGACTATATTTGCTGGTAGGACGTAAACCAGGCAGAAAGACTGGTCGGAGGGGTTGGGGTTTTGGTTGAATTTTTGATCCTCATAAGTGAGTGGCTTCTCTTCATTGAACTAAGTTTGGAAATTCagtaaaatgtgttaaacatcagatatattacacacatacaaatcttttatttaataaattaatgaataggTTTATTACTTTATAGCCGTCCTTCACGTGACCATACACAACATTGATGATATCTTCTGTTTGCGACCCTTCAAATGCTGCAGGTTCTAAGCCCATGATGTCTTTGAAGATAAAGGGCAATGTTTTTATCCCACTTCTGATGGAGAATCCTTTGAGCTGCAAATCATGACCAAATATATTTGTGAACATTTTTGAAGAAATCCTCATACGATTAGGCAAAATGCTTAAAACGCCCAAGTGTGGGTCAACATTTCTGGGTTTTTTGTAAAAGACATGCAGCTATAGGTGGCGAATACCTACATTTTTAGTGAAACTATGACTGTCACCACCACCAGATGTATCAACTAGTGCTCTAGAGGAGATCCGTCCCAGAAAGGCGCTATCGAGTGAGTTAATAAAGCTGGACTTTCCTGCTCCGATCGGTCCAGCTACCAGAATCTTGATGTCCTTTACTTCTGGATGACTTGGACAGAAGTTTTCAAGCTTTTTTTTAGGTCTTCTTTCTGTctgttaaaggtgccatatgcagaaattgaggtaaaaatatccataacatgacctacacgcatcaaaagaatgagaagaaataaaggcgatgatgtcataaaaaaaatgtcaagttatagtgctgcagagatatcaaccttaattatcattagcattactagccccggcccggcaggtgttgtaataccagtttcggccgtgaGAGGCGGtgtgcgggcaacataaccaccagccaacctgcaacgaatacacgaataactcgcagggcgtacctggacctgatgtcaatcatgtggaaagtacagcccactactttcagttcagagaagagagaggaaggatagctgaagcccttggcaaaagaccaacacccgctacagggaaacaaccgcgctcggaatcacaaatcaaatccgataagaataccagagtaaacatcggcactgcttttaatcgctggagacaactgatggacctgaaagaaatgaggtttgactctgaacttgcaagttagatgctgttagtatttcgctagaagtttgttttatatgtttgtgtatttgttttcgggaagttataacatagaaatgtatcgaaggctgttcgataaacgtgctaatgttagcgatggctaaccgtagctgcgtttgataattagctagctataacttaacgttacccattttattatatagggctgtgcatgtctttactcatgtacatctcatcagtaaagacgctcctgtaattaggagtatatctccagtacgtgtgttcagatcaggattgccaggttttcacaacaaatcctgcccagttgcttctcaaaactagcccaatctcgcttccagaaggctccccgataaaacattgcttcccggggttaaaatatagtttttttagcagggttgccttggtataattcgcattttaggggctaaatatcatgttatttgtattggggtcgctgtgaccagcggaaatgaaaaacaaccaccacagacttggcaacactggttggcatttccTACACGGAAACGTAATTCACTGAAAATCTACACAACAtcgcggttgtttttcatgtccgcggtttgaagcaatcccaataccaataacgtgatatttagcccctaaaatgctaattttaccagggaaacccttcccaaaaatttatattttaaccatgggaagcaatttttatcggggaacctcccagaaacgcgattgggctagttttggactagttttaagaagcaactgggcaggatttgttgtgaaaacctggcaaccctgatctgaacgcacatgctggagatatacttctaattacaggagcgtctttactgatgagaggtgcatgaaaatcgcattcgattttttgcacagccctatgtatcataactaacctgctctgtctagtctgttggtctccgtgtcctctttgcttcgtggtttttctgtgcatgaaaaaattgatgtgtggcgtgaaagcgtgtgaaaagagtcaattgcgtgtgtctcacagtgaatgcttgagagttggcacattagctctcaagcagaataaaggacaggttgattaatgctgtttagcgtttgtattaatctatgatgtgtccctgtttgcctacagggacataaaaaaattaattaaaagtgatacgtggaccaaggtgtctgagattgttcattttaagtaaaggatcataatatttcgtccacaacaatatttaatgaggttataattccttgtggttagtctgcacgagatcaacaagcttgtttgctttgcaggcgctttaaatacaaaataagcattcgatctacgttagagcgtctgagcgcccacaaatctttctgcagcgtcgtgagcagagcggcaagagcgatttttgacactctagacgccggcggtgtgaacgcacagttaggcttcagctatggctgtagtgttgttgtgaaagtaggggcggagcatagagactatgccgtttctcgtttgttactctagagtagactaattcactttattgaggcatactgcccccatctgttatggaatgtggagtatgacttgatttttttttgccaaacattacagatggcacctttaaaagaAAACACATATGTTTTGTTACATGGCACAATTGAGTCATATTGTCTATGTCTGGAATAGAATATAACCATACTTTGTTTCCtttaatgaaattatgtaacACAAATTTCCCATAATAATTAACAGTACAATTATGAACTTATGTTTAGGTCATTTTAGGTCATTAGATGATATTTAGatctatttgtttaaatgttcatATTCCAAAATTGTTATACGCATCGTGTAGGCATATGCAAATTTTGGAACTTCACTGCAGTAAAAATCTATACTTacctcttttttatattttacattttgtgcttACAACTAAATtggtaaatatttgtttatttccttATAACACATTGGCTGATGCATCATCATCCTGCacataactatatatatacattatatctaAATAATCCACATGAGAACAGTTATTTTCCCCCTCAGGCTATGCACCTGAACAATACATAACACATCTCAGGATTCTACATCTGTAAAAAGCTTATTTGCACATTCAGAATtcttataataatgaataatttatatttttatcaccATATGGTAtttgtttctttataattattattcttatacaGTATTTGTAACTTACCCCCAGTCAAATTTCCTCCATGGTTTATCCAGttctttggaaaaaaatatgtaGGTCATATACATGTATAGCAGTTAACAACAGTTATGGAGTAGCATGTCTCTGagaataaatgtgtatatattttaaaaataaaaagtggtaAAAAAGATCCTCTCACCTGgatttggtggtggtggtgatggtggcCGTGGCACTGGTGTAGACTCTGATGATCCCATTTTTCTCTcttcaatatatttatatcaacTCTATCCTTGAGCACATCTGATTTGTCTCAGCAGAAGATACTAAAATTAGACCCACACCAGAACCGTTATATATGTATCCGttttaatttcactttcatttttgcaAGCCTTATGTAAGGTTTGCAGCATTATTCAAATCCCACCCTACCCCAACATGATCTAGCTCTTTTCAGTTATCCAAGATGTCGGTTACACATGCATACTATGGCATGCATAGTATACACTCCCAAATGCACATTGgtgcagaattattatttttttcattgctttgATGTATCCATTAGgtgcaaatattttttgttttgttttagcaaCACATTATGTTGCAGCCTTATGCTAACATGCTCTACGTCAGAGTCGGCGTCAGAGCAGATCTACTGGAGGGGCATTGGATCATCGGCGGGGGGGCACTGTcgtttgattaatattttttgacGCATTGGCAACATCATAGTAGCACGGAAATTCAGACCTAAATCTGGAAGATCTATATAGAATGACAATGAACGATTTGGACTTGGGTTTTTATCTAAAAGAGGAAGAGCAGCGCTGAAATTTACTGTTTTGCCGACCAGATACGGCAAGAGTCAGTTAGCTCCAATGATCTATATAGAATGACATTCTACCATAGAATTATAGCTCCAATCATCTTATCTATATAGaatgtcattatatatttttatttaatttttacctgTCTTGATTCCTAATACACAACAGATGACGATTGTTAGGCTAAACGTTCAGAATACGATTCCATATAAGGTTAGTAGCCTAGTTCAGCACTTTGCGAATGGACAGTGACTCAAGTAGCACGTATCGTTCTACGAGTTCAGTAGcctacatttttgtgaaaatgtacatttattggAAAACGCGCGAGGAATTGCGGCTAACCTTCATAAGCTTGCACGTAGAGAGCGCTTTTAAGAGCTAAGATAGGCTAGCCTAAATCGTTATCGGAAAACCCGGCCCAGAACAGATGGCCTAAACAACAGAACAGGACAGGAAATAATAATATAGGCTAAATATAATATAggctaaataaaaaacatgatataGGCCTACAATAAAtagctatatatttttataattaaataaataacaaattacgacgacaaaaataaaactgaatcagTTTGAAGCTTTGTCTGATGGGGacattttttttgctgtttttttcaaagttttttcgTATAGATGTTTCTGAAAACTTGAGGCTTTCTTCTTCATAAAACGAGTTGGACATCATCACACAAATGTCTGCGTGTGGACCAGTTAAATTAAGACTAAAATTCGCCTGCAGAGAATAAGGATGTCACAAcattttttaacagattttttagttttttagtttttgatttgcgTAGAATGCAAATTTTGTAGAACTTGAGAAAtagataaagataaaataaaatacaggaaatggaaaaaaaatcaaatacagaaaatacaaagtGTGCttccacaaataaaataatttct from Carassius auratus strain Wakin chromosome 26, ASM336829v1, whole genome shotgun sequence carries:
- the LOC113044558 gene encoding interferon-induced protein 44-like, whose amino-acid sequence is MGLEPAAFEGSQTEDIINVVYGHVKDGYKFNEEKPLTYEDQKFNQNPNPSDQSFCLVYVLPANIVQYTDDHLIDKLKIIRQRISEKGIPQVVVMTKMDEACPLVQKNLKKMYTSKKIKEKMELCSAKLGVPMTNIFPVKNYHNEIDTDDDTDVLLLKALEQIVQLADDRLEDVDSY